DNA sequence from the Oxalobacteraceae sp. CFBP 8761 genome:
CTTTACCCGCCTGCCGCAACTGATCGAGGCATGGCGCGCCAGCCACGAGCCGGGGCAGTGGGTGCGCCCGTACGGTTACGGCACGATGTTCGACCTGGCCGAAGACCCGCATGAGCCGATGCGCTTCGTGCTCAATGGCATTCGTAGCGGCCGCCATGCATTGGTCGAGCTGTTTTACCATCAGCAGGAACAAGGCGTGAGCCACGTGGCGCTGAACCTGAAGCCGCTGCGCCGGCCGGCGCAGGATGCGCTGGCCGAACTCGCGGAGCATGTGCTGCCGCTGTTTAAGGCGGACTAATTTTTATCATTGTCTTTTAATGCACGATCAAGAAAAAGGAATGTCATGACCATTGATTTCGACCGTAGCGACAACCTGCAGCGCCCACCGATGGGCCAGACCCGCGATCCGATTACGCATCCACTGATCGTCACGGCGACCTTCGTCAGCCGTGTCGACAGCACGCCGCGCAGCGAGCGTCCGCAAGATGCGGGGTCGGCCAAAAGCAAGCACGGCAATGAGGTGCATCTGCCGAACTGGCGTCCCGGCGCGCTGGCGCTGGAAGGCAATGAAAACCTGGCGTTCGAGCACTGGGACGAATACTGGCGCAAGGTGCACGGCCCGAAATTCGCGTGGGACGAGCCGGGCAGTTCGTCCGAACGCGTGCTGCGCTACGACCAGGTGCACCGTATCGCATCGGGCCCGTCGTCGTTCTTCCCGCCACCGTACCGCGCGATGATCGGCGAGGACGGCAAGCTGCCGGCCGAGCCAGAAAAGTGCGTGCCGCCGTACGGGCGTCCGCGCTGGGATGGCCTGGCCTACATCACGTATGCCGAGCAGGACGATATCGAGCGCGTGCTGGGTCAGGAGAAATTTGCCGAGCGGATCATCGCCGATGAGCAGGTGGCGTTCCGCATGGTCACGCGTGAAATCACGCGCGAATACATCCTGATCCCGAGCGCGCGTCACCGCGATCCGGTCAGCCTGGTCAAGATCCACATGCGCAACCCGGACCTGTCGCGCGAAGAATTCCAGCGGCGCCTGCTGGACGAGCACGCGCCGCTGGTCATGGGCCAGTCGGCAACGACCGAGTTCGTGAAGCGCTACGCGGTGCTGCTCAATATCGGCTCGACCCAGAAAGACCCGGAGGGCAGCAAGATCGATGCCGTCTCGATCCTGTCATTTGCGTCACTGAACGATGTCGAGGATTACCTGGTCAGCAACGATCATGAGGCGATCGCGCAATCCGAAGCGGCGCTGACCGGCGAAGGCTCGGAGTGGTGGACGGCGATTAACTACAGCGTCATGAACCGGCTCATGCCGGAAGTGGCCACCGAGCGCTGACCGGCTACGGTAGAATCACGCCAACGCCGGTCGCGCCGACCGGCGGTAACGTGATACGGGGATTTGCCATGGCCAAGAAGGAAGAAGAACTCGATGAAGAAACGCTGGCGTTCGTCAACTGGTGTATCGAGGTCGAGGGGTTTTTAGTCGCGGGCGGCGCGACCGTACGGCAGGCGCAAGACCATATCGAGGAAGAAATCGAATGGTTCACCGACCAGTTCTACGATTCGCTCACGCCTGAAGAGGCGGCCAAGGAAGCACTGGCGTAACAACAGTAGTGTCATTGAAAACAGGCCTGCACCGCGTCACCGCGGTGCAGGCCTGTTTGCTTGTGCCCGTGGCTGTTCAGACGCGGGCGCCCGTGCGGCGGCGACGCACATCGACGGGCACGTCCGGTCCCATAATATTGCTGACGCCGGACTGTTCGACAACGGCGATGTCATTGGTGGAACTGAGGAACAAGGTATCTGCAGTCAGGAACGACAGTGCCGCCCAATAGCCAGTCCTTGAAGCGCTGGTGATAGGCATTCACGTTCTGTACGTGGACGTCTCGTCAGCCTCGACGATGCCATTCAGGGATGCGGGCCGGTCGAACTTGACCCAATCGAGGAAGCGGTGGCGCCACCGGAAGGCGGTATTGCGGTACACGCCAACCCGGTCTGCACCCTTGCGCACCGACAGTGAGTCGAGCAGCACCTGGGAGTCCGCAAGCCATTTCGCCTTGAGCCTGAGCCGTGCCCGTGGCAGCGCCCATTGCCGCAGCGGGGACAGCAACGGCCAGGCGCTCTGGCCTGGGCGATCAGCGCCACCACCTGGGCGAGGCCGGCCACAGGATGCAAGGCGTCGAGCACTCGCCGGCGCTGCGGCTGATTCAGCGATGGCAGCCTGGCGAACCAGCTCTTGAAACGTGGCGCTTTCATGATCGACTCCTGGCTTGGGGGCAGGGGTTGGATCACCGGGCTGCTCATCAGTTCAAAGCTCGCCTCTATTTAACGTTGACTGCGCCCGAAAAAAATGCCCCGTGAGTGACACGGGGCATGCATGGGTCCTGCGCTGGTCGGGTTACTTGTCCTGCACCGTAAACTCGCCATACGGCGCCAGCTGCGCATCGAGCTTGGAAGGATCGCCGACGATCACGATCGACTGGTTCTCGGGCGCAAAATATTTCTGCGCCACCGTGCGCACCTGCTGCGGCGTGACCTTGCGGATCAGTGGCACGTAGTCGCCCAGGAATTCAGGCGGCAAACCCACCAGCCAGTTCGCGGCCAGCGTGTTGGCCACCGAGCGCTGCAACTGGTTGTTCAGCAGGTAGCCGCCTGCCACGTAGCGCTTGTTCATGTCCATCTCGGCCGTCGTGACCAGCTCGCTTCCCAGACGCTTGTACTCCTTGAAGTATTCGGCCAGCGCCGCGCCCGTCACCTCATTGCGCACGTCGGCGCCGCCGACCATCATGCCGCCCGCGCGGCTCATGCGCGCCCCGGCCGAGGCGCCATACGTATAGCCTTTTTCTTCGCGCAGATTGGTATTGATCCGGCTCGAAAAGCCGCCGCCGATGATGGTGCTGGTCAGGCGCAGCGGGATCTGGTCGGCGGCGCTGGCCGCGATGCCGGGGCTGCCAACGCGCAGTGTCGACTGCACGCTGCCGTCGCGCTTGAGCAGGATGCGCGCCGGCTTCACGTTCGTGGCGACGGCAGGCGTGTCCGACAATGCGGCGCCGCTGGCCTTCCAGTCGCCAAACGCGGCTTGCGCCAGCTTCATCGCCTGTGCTTCGGTGATGCGGCCGGTGATGACCAGCAGCGCGCGGTCCGGACGGAAGCGTTTCGCGTGTTCGGTGCGCAGCAGCGCGGCGTTCACGGCATTGATCGACTCGACCGTCGGATCGGTGCGGCTGTAAGGGTGATCGAGGTAGACGGCTTTCTTGATCGCACGCTCGGCGCGGAAACCCGGCTGGGTTTCGGCCACGCGCAGCGCCTGCAGCGCATTGGCTTTCGCCAGCGCCACTTCGTTCTCGGGGAACGATGGCTGGCGCGCGATCTCGGCCATCAGCTCCAGCATGCCGCCCGCCTGCGAGGCGACGGCGTTGGCCGACAGGATGATGCCGTCGGAAGCCGGGCTGGCGGCCACTTCACCGCCCATGCCCTGCGCCGCTTCGGCAATCGCGCGCGAATCGCGCTTGGCCGTGCCTTCGTTGAGCATCCCGGCGAGCATCGCCGCGAAGCCGCCCTGGGTCGGGGCGTCGGCAGCGAAACCGGCGCCGCGCAGCGCCAGCACGAAGTCCACGCGGGGCAAGCCCTGGCGTGGCACGACCCAGACGGTCAGGCCGTTGGCCAGCGTCTGCTTGCCGATCTTCGGTGCGGGAATCGATTTTTCCTGGCCATAGGCAGGCATGCCGTTTGGCGCCCTGGTTTGTGCATGCAGTGGCGGCGCGAACGCCAGCGAAACGGCAAGCGCGAGCATCAATTTGTTCATGATGCGCTCCTTATTTGTTCACGCCGGCAGGCGCATTGTTGGCAGGGGTGGCAGCGGTCCGCGCCGCGTCGATCATGGCGGCCGGCTTGCGGTCGATGACGGTGCGGTTGGTCGGCACGAGATAGGTCTTGACGACGCGCTGGATGTCGCTCGACGTCACGCCATCGATCCAGCCCGGAATCTTGTTGACGACATTGGCGTCGCCCCACAGCACCTGCAGCTTGGCCATCGTGTCGGCGCGGTTGACGAAGCTTTCCAGCTTGTTGTTCCAGTCGGCCAGCATGCGCGTCTTGACGCGCTTGAGCGTGGCGTCGTCGACGCCGTCTTTTGCCACCTTGGCGATCTCTTCATCCATGGCCTTGAGGATGGCGTCCGCGCTGCTGTCGGGCTTGTACAGCGCATGCACGGTCATGAGGGTAGGGCCGTTGTATTCCCACGGGCTGGTCAGGCCAAACAGGATGTCGACGTTCAGCGCGATCTCGCGGCCCTTGACCAGGCCCTGGTAGAACAGCGACGCATCGCCGCCGCCCAGCAGCTCGGCCAGCACGGCGACCGGCGCCTGGTCGCGGCTGCCGCGCTCGGGCACCTTCCAGGCCGCCGCGATCGCCGGCACCTGGGCCAGCGCGTCGCTTTGCTGCAGGCGCTTTTCGACGGTGTTGAGGGGCTCGCTGAAATCCGTGCTCTTCGGTACCGGTCGCGCGGGGATGGCGCCGAAGTATTTCTGGGCCAGTGCGAAGCCCTGCTGCGGCGTGATGTCGCCGGCGATGGCCAGCACCGCGTTGTTCGGGCCATAGTAGTCGCGGTGGAATGCGCGCACGTCGTCCAGGCTGGCGTTTTCCAGGTCTTCGAAGCTGCCGTAGCCGTCGTGGTTGTTTTCCCATTTCTGGAAAGCGTGCTGGCTGATGTCGATCCACATGAAACCGCCATACGGCTGGTTCTTCACGTTGACGCGGATTTCTTCCTTGACGACGTCCTGCTGGTTCTTCAGCGTGGTTGCGCTGAAGTCGAGTGTCTTCATGCGGTCTGCTTCCAGCCACAGGATCGGCTCAAGTGCCGAGCTTGGCACGGTCTCGATGTAGTTGGTGAAGTCAGGGCGGGTCGAGCCGTTGTTCCAGCCACCGCCGCCCGTGATCGTCGTGTCGAAGATGCCTTTTGGTGCATTCGGCGTGCCCTGGAACATCAGGTGTTCGAACAGGTGCGCAAAGCCGGTGCGGTTCTTCGGCTCGAGGCGCATGCCGACGTGGTAGACGACCGAGACGCCGACGGTGGGCGAGGTGCGGTCTTCCGACACGATCACGGTCAGGCCGTTGTCGAGTTTTTTCATGGTGACCGGCAAGGTCCACCCGTCGGCCGGCGCGGCAAATGCCGACATCGACAGGGTGAACCCGGCCAGCAGGGCGGGGTAGTGGCGCATGCGCATGGGGACCTCGAAATGGATCGCAATGAAATGAATGTGACCGGGGCGGGGTGCGCCACCGGCGAAACATCTTAGCGCAATGGCATGCTTTAAAAGAATGTTTTTGTTGTTGCAGCGCAGGACAATGTGCGTGCATGCGTGCTGCATGGCCCCCCCGCGTTCTGATGCAAACCGCCACCGCCGCGCAGCTCGGATGCCGTTTTTTGCAGTTCATCGCACGCATTGCGGCGGCGCTTGACTTTCGGGCTATAGTTTCATCATGACAAGTCCCGGCATTGGCCCGGGCCGCAACACACTGGAGAACCTCGATGAATCACCTTTTCAAGCTGGGCGCCGTGGCTGCCTTGTTGGGCGCTACGGCCGGCCTCGTGCGCGCCGCGCCGGACGCGGCCAGCGAGACGCGGCCCGTCGATGCCCAGGTCGTGCGCGTGACGCTCGAAGGGGTCGGGGATCTGGTGATCCGCCAGGGCGCGACGGCCACGCTGATGCTGACGGGCGACGCGCGCCTGCTGTCGCGCACCACGACCACGCAGCGCGGCGACACGCTCAATATCGAGACCGAAGGCCGCCGCGGGGGCTTCAACTTCGGGCGTTCATCGGGCATCCAGGCCGAACTCGTGCTGCCGAACCTGCGCGCCGTATCGTCCGAAAGTATCGGCGCCACCACGGTCAGCGGCTTTGCCGGCCAGTCACTGGACATCAATCTCGATGGCGCCGGGTCAATGTCGGTATCATCATCGAATTATCGTTTTATTACCGCCAACCTGGGCGGCGTGGGCAACCTCAAGATCCACGGGATCGACAGCGAGGGCATCGACCTGAACCTGGGCGGCGCCGGCTTCGTGACACTGACCGGCCGCAGCAAACGCCTGAAGGCCGAGCTGGGCGGGCTGGGCGGGCTCGATGCGCAGGGCTGCAGCGTCGACTCGGTCGCGCTCGATCTGTCGGGGCTGGGCAATGCCACCGTGAATGTGCGCCAGAGCATCAATGTATCGCTGTCGGGCATGGGATCGGTGACGGTACTGGGCAAGCCGGTCAACCGCAAGGTAGCGCTCGACGGGCTGGGCAAGGTCAACTGGAAATGACGGACACGCGACAACCACGCTGGCCGGGGACACCCCGGCGGCATCGGCAACGACCTGGATTCTGTGTGCGAACCATGAAGACACCATTCTTTGCAGTTCTCCTGGCGCTGTGCCTGCAGTTCGGCCTGCATGGCAGCGCCCACGCCGGTTTTCCCGAAGGCGCCAGTGCCTACAATGCCCGCAACTATGCGCTCGCGCTGAAGGAAGTCACGCCGCTGGCCAAGGCCGGCCACGCCGAAGCGCAGCACCTGCTGGGGCTCATGTACTACATGGGGCGGGGCGTGGCGCGCGACTACAAGCAGGCATTTGCCTGGCACCAGAAGGCCGCGCTGCAGGGCAAGGCCGATGCGCAGTACGTCGTCGGCGCCATGTATTACACCGGCAACTCGGTGCCGCAAGACCAGAAGCACGCCGTGACCTGGTTCCGCAAGGCCGCCGAGCAGGGCCATGCCGAGGCGCAGAATGCCCTCGGGCTGATGTACCGCTACCATGTGGCCGGGGTACCGCAGGATGTCGTGCTGGCCTACATGCTCTACAACCTGGCCGCGGCCGGCGGCAACCGCAACGCCGTCGACCAGCGCGCTGCCATTGCCAAACGCATGACGCAGGAGCAGATTGAAGAAGCGCAGGCGCTGTCGCGTACCTGGAAACCTGGCACGCCGCTGCCGACGACGTCGAAAACGGGCGGTGACGCATAACGCGCCAGCGCGGCCGGCACAATCGCCTGGCAATCGTCCTGTTATGCGGGTTGGCGAACCGAACCGGGGTGCAGGGCAAGCCATGATGGTGTGAACACACTGTCAAGGAGTCCCCGATGGCCAAGGTAACACTGACGATGACGACCCACGTACCGGTCTCGACCGGCGAAGCCTGGGCCTGGTCGACATCGCTCGAAGGCGTGCGCACCGAAATGCGCCCGTTGCTCAAGGTCGTCTTTCCCAAGGCGATGACGCATATCGGCCCCGATACCGCGCTCAACACGGTCCTGGGCCGCTGCCAGTTTTTGCTGTTCGGTCTGTTTCCCATCGACATGTCCAAACTGCGCTTTACCGAGATGGAACCGGGCCATCGCTTCGTCGAGGAATCCGACCTGCTGTCGATGCGTTCCTGGCGCCATGAGCGCGTGATCACGCCGTCGGCCGATGGCCGGGGCGCCCAGGTCACCGACCATCTGGCGTTCACGCCACGCCTGGCTACGCCGGTGGTGCGCTACCTGGTCAAGCTGTTTTTCGCGCACCGTCACAAGAAGCTGGCGCAGGCGCTGGGTGTCCGTGGAGCTACCGTCGCAGCCCGCGGCGCAGCCGGCAGAGCACGCTGAGACAGGCTGAGATACGTCCCCGCATGGTAGGCTTCGGCTTTGACTCATTCGCGCGCCCGATTGCATCGCGGCGTTGCAGCAATTTGGAGCTTGTATGTTGATTGCCACTCACGGCGGAAAATTCCACGCAGATGATGCGTGGGCCGTCGCCGTCCTGAAGGTGCTGTTCCCCGATGCCGACGTGATTCGCACCCGCGAGCAGGCCCGGATCGATGCCGCCGACTTCGCGATCGACGTCGGCGGCGTCTGGGACCCGGCCACCGGCCGGTTCGACCACCACCAGAAGGAATTCAATGCCACCCGGTCGTCCGGCGTGCCATATGCCAGCGCCGGCCTCGTCTGGCGCGATCACGGCGCACAGTGCGTCGCCGCGCTGGCTTTGCGGCACACGGGCGAAACCTTGTCCGAGGACACGGCCCAGCAGATCGCCTATGCGATCGACGTCGATATCGTCCAGTACCTCGATCTGTCGGACGTCGGTGTGGCCAAGAACGCGCCGGGCAGCTATGGCTTGTCGGCCGTCGTCTCGGGCTTCAATCCGGGCTGGCTCGACGAGCAGCGCCTGGGCTATGGCGAAGCGGTCGACGTGTATCGGATGGGTCAGTTCATGCGCGCCGTGGAGTTCCTTACCGACATCATGGGCAATGCCGTGCGCTACCGCGTGGGCGCCATGCTGGCCGTCACGCAAGTGCGCCAGGCCGAGGTACTCGAGGGCGGCAAGCTGCTGTTCCTGAAGAATGCGGCGCTGCCGTGGAGCAGCATCGTGCGCAAGGAAATGCCGAAGATCCTGTTCGTCATCAGCCACAGCCTGACCGAGAACCGCTACATCCTGCACACCGTGTCGGTCGACACCGAAAGCTTCGATGCACGCGCCGACCTGCCCGAAACCTGGGCGGGCCTGCGCGAAGCAGACCTGGCCGCTGTGACGGGCGTGCCGGACGCCGTGTTCTGCCACACGGGCCGCTTCATCGCCGCCGCGCGCAGCTACGACGGCATTCGCATCATGGCGCGCCAGGCGCTCGATGCGGTCGAGCAGGGCGTGACCGTTACGACGTATTCGTAGGCATGGTATTTACGGCGCGCACGATCGCCGGGGTGGCCGGCAAGCCACCGCCGACTCCCGTACAATTGCGGTTTTGCTAATGCGGGAGCTTTCCATGCGCGCCATCGAGATCACCAAACCGGGCCAGCCCGACGTCTTGCAACTGTGTGAACGGCCATTGCCGGTCCTGAAAACCGGCGAAGTCCTGATCAAGGTCCATGCTGCCGGGATCAACCGCCCTGACGTGTTTCAGCGCCTGGGCAAGTACCCGGTGCCGCCGGGCGCCTCTGACCTGCCGGGCCTGGAGGTAGCCGGCGAGATCGTCGATGGCGACATGAAAGACAGCGGTTTTGCCAAGGGCGACCTCGTATGCGCCCTGGTGCAGGGCGGCGGTTACGCCGAATACTGCGCCGCGCCACTCGAGCAATGCCTGACTGTACCAGAAGGGCTGACCCCACTGGAAGCAGCCACCTTGCCGGAAACCTATTTCACGGTCTGGAGCAATGTGTTCGACCGCGCCCGCCTGAGCGAAGGCGAGAGCTTGCTGGTGCAGGGCGGCAGTTCGGGCATCGGCGTGACCGCCACCCAGGTCGCCAGCGCGCTGGGCCACCGTGTGTTCATCACCGCCGGCAGCGACGACAAGTGCCGCGCCGTCGAAGCGCTGGGCGCCGAACGGGGCATCAATTACCGCGATGAAGATTTTGTCGCCGTGGTCAAGGAACTCACGGACGGCCGTGGTGTCGATGTAATTCTGGACATGGTCGCGGGCGACTATGTGGCGCGCGAGATCGAGTGCCTGGCCGACGATGGTCGCCTGGTCGTCATCGCGCTGCTGGGTGGCGCGCAGGCCAACCTGGACATGAACCATGTACTGCGCCGCCGCCTGACGATTACCGGTTCGACGCTGCGTCCGCGTCCGGTTGCGTTCAAGGCGGCCATTGCGCGCCAGTTGCGCGAGCAGGTCTGGCCGCTGTTTGCGCAGAAAAAGATCAAGCCGGTGATCCACCACGTGTTCCCGCTCGAAGAAGCCGCGGCAGCGCACACGATGATGGAATCGAGCACCCACGTGGGCAAGATCGTCCTGCAAGTGCTGGCCGACTGACCATAAAAACAACAGGCGCGCCGGTGGGGCCGACAGGCCCTGCGCGGTGCATCCACGGGCGGCTTCAGGCAGCTTGGCACTCCCAGCCATTGTTTGACCGCCACAATATCGACCGCTAGAATAGCGGGTTATTTGACATGGGGTAGTATGCGTCCCACACTCGTAGTAGGTAACTGGAAAATGAACGGCAGCCGGGCAGTCAATGCCGAGCTGCTGCAAGGCATTCTCGCTGGTCTCGACGCTGATGCTGGCGCTGGCACGCAGGCGTCGTGCGCGGTGTGCGTCCCCGCGCCGTACCTGTTCCAGTGCGAGCAATTGTTGGCCGGTAGCAGCGTGGCCTGGGGCGCGCAGGATGTCGCGACCGAGCCGTGCGGCGCCTTCACCGGCGAAGTGTGCGTCTCGATGCTGCAGGATTTCGGTTGCCGTTACGTGATCGTCGGCCACTCCGAGCGCCGCGGCTACCACGGCGAGTCGAACGAGCTGGTCGCGCGCAAGGCGAAAGCGGCGCTGGACGCCGGCCTGACCCCGATCGTCTGCATCGGCGAAACGCTGGAGCAGCGCGAAGCGGGCGAGACCAACGACGTCGTCGGTGGCCAGCTGCACGCAGTGCTGGAACTGGTAGGGTTTGAAGATGTCGCGCGTCTGGTGCTCGCTTACGAGCCGGTGTGGGCAATCGGTACCGGCAAGACGGCCACGCCCGAGATGGCGCAGCAAGTTCATGCCGACATGCGCGCGTTAGTGCGCAAGTGCAACGTTGATGCCGCAGAAACCGTACAAATCCTTTACGGCGGCAGCATGAAGCCGGAGAATGCACGCGAGCTGCTGGCGCAACCGGACATCGATGGCGGCCTGATCGGTGGGGCGGCGCTGAAAGCGGCCGATTTCCTCGCCATTCTGCGCGCCGCATAACGACATAATCTCGCACATATAGTTTTGCGAAGATTTTGGAATTACAAAAAATTTGAAACGCTGTTAAACCTTGGAATGGAATTGCAATGATCTGGTCTAATCTTATTATCGTCGTGCAGGTTATCTCGGCCCTGTCCATTATTGGCCTGGTCCTGATGCAGCATGGCAAGGGCGCTGATATGGGTGCGGCCTTCGGTTCCGGCGCCTCTGGCAGCCTGTTCGGTGCATCCGGATCGTCGAACTTCCTGTCCAAGGCAACGGCAGTGGCCGCCGCCGTGTTCTTCGGCACCACGCTGACGCTGGCCTATATCGGCAACGATCGCAGCGGCGGCGACAACGCCGGCGTGATGGGTCGTGCCCAGGCGCCTGCAGCCGGTATCCCGGTCACGGCCCCGGTGCAGACGGCGCCAGCCGACGTGCCGACGCTGCCAGCGGGCAGTGCCGTTCCGGCAGCACCGGCAGCGGGTGTTCCGGCTGTTCCGGCAACCCCGGCGCCAGCGCCGGCAGCCCCGGCACCAGCCACGAACTAAGCCACGCAGTCCCGGCGCCATGCGCGCCATTGCTGTTCCAAAACAATGCGCCTTTTTATCGGGCGCATTGTCGTTTTTAGGCGTAGAATACTGCGGCGCGTGACAGGGTTGAACAACCGGTCTGTGCAGCCTCGCAATATTGACGGTCGTGTCGCAACGAACTTTGTCATGCTCATGTCAGTAAAAGAGCGTCCAATAGATTGTTCGGCGATATGATTCAAATAAATGGCAAATATCTTTGTGATTGCGCAATTTGAGCATTGAAAGATAGTGCTAAAGCAGGTTAAAATACTGTTCTCCAGCCGACGTGGTGAAATTGGTAGACACGCTATCTTGAGGGGGTAGTGGCGCAAGCTGTGCGAGTTCGAGTCTCGCCGTCGGCACCAAAATTTAGAAAGAAAGCCAGCAAGGGCGCACGAGTTTTTACCTCATGCCTGAGCTGGCTTTTTTACGAGGATCTGTCGTACGATCCTGGCGGCAGGCTCGAGGCCAGGTTCGCACGATTCGGTGCTGCATCTCTGCAGCGTTCCATTAACCGATCGTTCAGAAGGCTTCATCGTGAACCTCGAAAGTTATCTCCCCGTTCTTCTCTTTATCCTGGTTGGCATCGGTGTCGGTGTCGCCCCTCAGGTGCTTGGTCGCCTGCTCGGGCCGCACAAACCCGACGATGCCAAACTGTCCCCGTATGAATGCGGCTTCGAAGCCTTCGAAGACGCGCGCATGAAGTTCGACGTCCGGTACTACCTGGTCGCGATCCTGTTTATTTTGTTTGATCTTGAAACGGCATTCTTCTTCCCATGGGGCGTCTCGATGCGCGAACTGGGGTTCACCGGTTTCATCACGATGATGGTGTTCATCGCCGAATTCGTCGTGGGCTTCTGGTACATCTGGAAGAAAGGTGCCCTTGATTGGGAATAAGCCATGGCTATTGAAGGCGTACTAAACGAAGGTTTCATCACCACCACAGCCGACAAGCTGGTCAACTGGGCACGTACCGGG
Encoded proteins:
- a CDS encoding EthD domain-containing protein — encoded protein: MTIDFDRSDNLQRPPMGQTRDPITHPLIVTATFVSRVDSTPRSERPQDAGSAKSKHGNEVHLPNWRPGALALEGNENLAFEHWDEYWRKVHGPKFAWDEPGSSSERVLRYDQVHRIASGPSSFFPPPYRAMIGEDGKLPAEPEKCVPPYGRPRWDGLAYITYAEQDDIERVLGQEKFAERIIADEQVAFRMVTREITREYILIPSARHRDPVSLVKIHMRNPDLSREEFQRRLLDEHAPLVMGQSATTEFVKRYAVLLNIGSTQKDPEGSKIDAVSILSFASLNDVEDYLVSNDHEAIAQSEAALTGEGSEWWTAINYSVMNRLMPEVATER
- a CDS encoding IS1 family transposase, whose amino-acid sequence is MLLDSLSVRKGADRVGVYRNTAFRWRHRFLDWVKFDRPASLNGIVEADETSTYRT
- a CDS encoding insulinase family protein, producing MNKLMLALAVSLAFAPPLHAQTRAPNGMPAYGQEKSIPAPKIGKQTLANGLTVWVVPRQGLPRVDFVLALRGAGFAADAPTQGGFAAMLAGMLNEGTAKRDSRAIAEAAQGMGGEVAASPASDGIILSANAVASQAGGMLELMAEIARQPSFPENEVALAKANALQALRVAETQPGFRAERAIKKAVYLDHPYSRTDPTVESINAVNAALLRTEHAKRFRPDRALLVITGRITEAQAMKLAQAAFGDWKASGAALSDTPAVATNVKPARILLKRDGSVQSTLRVGSPGIAASAADQIPLRLTSTIIGGGFSSRINTNLREEKGYTYGASAGARMSRAGGMMVGGADVRNEVTGAALAEYFKEYKRLGSELVTTAEMDMNKRYVAGGYLLNNQLQRSVANTLAANWLVGLPPEFLGDYVPLIRKVTPQQVRTVAQKYFAPENQSIVIVGDPSKLDAQLAPYGEFTVQDK
- a CDS encoding insulinase family protein, whose protein sequence is MRMRHYPALLAGFTLSMSAFAAPADGWTLPVTMKKLDNGLTVIVSEDRTSPTVGVSVVYHVGMRLEPKNRTGFAHLFEHLMFQGTPNAPKGIFDTTITGGGGWNNGSTRPDFTNYIETVPSSALEPILWLEADRMKTLDFSATTLKNQQDVVKEEIRVNVKNQPYGGFMWIDISQHAFQKWENNHDGYGSFEDLENASLDDVRAFHRDYYGPNNAVLAIAGDITPQQGFALAQKYFGAIPARPVPKSTDFSEPLNTVEKRLQQSDALAQVPAIAAAWKVPERGSRDQAPVAVLAELLGGGDASLFYQGLVKGREIALNVDILFGLTSPWEYNGPTLMTVHALYKPDSSADAILKAMDEEIAKVAKDGVDDATLKRVKTRMLADWNNKLESFVNRADTMAKLQVLWGDANVVNKIPGWIDGVTSSDIQRVVKTYLVPTNRTVIDRKPAAMIDAARTAATPANNAPAGVNK
- a CDS encoding DUF2807 domain-containing protein, which translates into the protein MNHLFKLGAVAALLGATAGLVRAAPDAASETRPVDAQVVRVTLEGVGDLVIRQGATATLMLTGDARLLSRTTTTQRGDTLNIETEGRRGGFNFGRSSGIQAELVLPNLRAVSSESIGATTVSGFAGQSLDINLDGAGSMSVSSSNYRFITANLGGVGNLKIHGIDSEGIDLNLGGAGFVTLTGRSKRLKAELGGLGGLDAQGCSVDSVALDLSGLGNATVNVRQSINVSLSGMGSVTVLGKPVNRKVALDGLGKVNWK
- a CDS encoding sel1 repeat family protein gives rise to the protein MKTPFFAVLLALCLQFGLHGSAHAGFPEGASAYNARNYALALKEVTPLAKAGHAEAQHLLGLMYYMGRGVARDYKQAFAWHQKAALQGKADAQYVVGAMYYTGNSVPQDQKHAVTWFRKAAEQGHAEAQNALGLMYRYHVAGVPQDVVLAYMLYNLAAAGGNRNAVDQRAAIAKRMTQEQIEEAQALSRTWKPGTPLPTTSKTGGDA
- a CDS encoding MYG1 family protein, encoding MLIATHGGKFHADDAWAVAVLKVLFPDADVIRTREQARIDAADFAIDVGGVWDPATGRFDHHQKEFNATRSSGVPYASAGLVWRDHGAQCVAALALRHTGETLSEDTAQQIAYAIDVDIVQYLDLSDVGVAKNAPGSYGLSAVVSGFNPGWLDEQRLGYGEAVDVYRMGQFMRAVEFLTDIMGNAVRYRVGAMLAVTQVRQAEVLEGGKLLFLKNAALPWSSIVRKEMPKILFVISHSLTENRYILHTVSVDTESFDARADLPETWAGLREADLAAVTGVPDAVFCHTGRFIAAARSYDGIRIMARQALDAVEQGVTVTTYS
- a CDS encoding NAD(P)H-quinone oxidoreductase; amino-acid sequence: MRAIEITKPGQPDVLQLCERPLPVLKTGEVLIKVHAAGINRPDVFQRLGKYPVPPGASDLPGLEVAGEIVDGDMKDSGFAKGDLVCALVQGGGYAEYCAAPLEQCLTVPEGLTPLEAATLPETYFTVWSNVFDRARLSEGESLLVQGGSSGIGVTATQVASALGHRVFITAGSDDKCRAVEALGAERGINYRDEDFVAVVKELTDGRGVDVILDMVAGDYVAREIECLADDGRLVVIALLGGAQANLDMNHVLRRRLTITGSTLRPRPVAFKAAIARQLREQVWPLFAQKKIKPVIHHVFPLEEAAAAHTMMESSTHVGKIVLQVLAD
- a CDS encoding triose-phosphate isomerase, which produces MRPTLVVGNWKMNGSRAVNAELLQGILAGLDADAGAGTQASCAVCVPAPYLFQCEQLLAGSSVAWGAQDVATEPCGAFTGEVCVSMLQDFGCRYVIVGHSERRGYHGESNELVARKAKAALDAGLTPIVCIGETLEQREAGETNDVVGGQLHAVLELVGFEDVARLVLAYEPVWAIGTGKTATPEMAQQVHADMRALVRKCNVDAAETVQILYGGSMKPENARELLAQPDIDGGLIGGAALKAADFLAILRAA
- the secG gene encoding preprotein translocase subunit SecG codes for the protein MIWSNLIIVVQVISALSIIGLVLMQHGKGADMGAAFGSGASGSLFGASGSSNFLSKATAVAAAVFFGTTLTLAYIGNDRSGGDNAGVMGRAQAPAAGIPVTAPVQTAPADVPTLPAGSAVPAAPAAGVPAVPATPAPAPAAPAPATN
- a CDS encoding NADH-quinone oxidoreductase subunit A encodes the protein MNLESYLPVLLFILVGIGVGVAPQVLGRLLGPHKPDDAKLSPYECGFEAFEDARMKFDVRYYLVAILFILFDLETAFFFPWGVSMRELGFTGFITMMVFIAEFVVGFWYIWKKGALDWE